One window of the Leishmania panamensis strain MHOM/PA/94/PSC-1 chromosome 8 sequence genome contains the following:
- a CDS encoding hypothetical protein (TriTrypDB/GeneDB-style sysID: LpmP.08.0440), protein MSGTSKLRWALYDGVYQPALHIPAEEITETELPQGYSAVYLLGLDSTVMVPDVDLSPYDPQDTAKASHPAAALGVATAQQILEGFQASEDDSTVGNRHAQEWQHENEAGGPSDTFLLADDDDGDHLYGRRSSSRQRHKEEKQRKNEKKAAKEAKKAAKATIKREREEVTSVPTVHHRDLDDETDGDDNDGDDDDELLTATAIENKYKGERGGGWASGRDDAPASSGKRSRTKKERDDGAWAALEAELFSDEEGKDENREGNAVGRYTASGAQRQQRGLGTGRRMGQALSALNWSRVAPNIPGLSTSCPYAYDYLMEIDYEYQQLAQEAANEGLLLTKQGGEVVREIDAELRRKAAERVYLQSVLVQRLQQQQEEGETSTAGSNEVDALSEAIEKLNEPLSVADMVRRLVSKQVPASTAAFDRYAAVRARRAVQRRTRTFQDTSVITLLEHLRAVAVTAREDGTEVMRKYIQQRRQHEEMKSSRRGLSKTGFYAVPKPMEKWKRGRDMMLLVNAGAEAQKVRPTSYISQAYSTMQERMRSHATKWFDRMTVAARDGASFLDLNSFTGVSTAFIPSSSSTAAALPLSAQQHLMENQQQSRLNASNAVRRREAFFQFHSLRCNTEAPVTLETVPLNAGLAAASTLEPGVLDSVDEAVGVGSRSVSIGRDGEDASVPTEDGRSLSYSTHSAAPSSYPYLFDYEQRSRRPHHRRSSRGSVSGLSSVEGSSVNTSRATSVASTYSRNGEDDKANEPYRHGRSSGKRGATATGTQNGAAATASADWRSNAKRSIMEQLTLYRRGKHGKPAALSDEQCREMCRLLLDRAMRAEAERQGLSLAVQSNNIAARFTKVTEQRLKKSVDHYLERQMQQGTLFSTAATSRMGAPGASAVGVLGAGAVLQPGILPMEGNSALLPYSTSVEARQRAVADTPVYED, encoded by the coding sequence ATGTCGGGCACATCAAAGCTGCGATGGGCCCTCTATGACGGCGTCTACCAGCCAGCGCTACACATTCCGGCAGAGGAGATTACCGAGACGGAGCTACCGCAGGGTTACTCAGCTGTATACCTGCTCGGGCTTGACAGCACTGTAATGGTTCCTGACGTGGACCTCAGCCCCTATGACCCCCAGGATACTGCCAAGGCATCGCACCCGGCGGCCGCGCTTGGTGTGgcaacggcgcagcagatTCTCGAGGGCTTTCAGGCTAGCGAAGACGACAGCACCGTGGGGAACCGACACGCACAAGAGTGGCAGCACGAGAACGAGGCAGGGGGTCCCTCGGACACCTTCCTGCTCGCGGATGACGATGATGGCGACCATCTGTAcggtcgccgcagcagcagccgccagcgtcataaagaggagaagcagcggaagaacgagaagaaggcggccaaggaggcgaagaaggcggccaAGGCGACCATCAAGCGCGAGCGCGAGGAGGTCACGTCCGTGCCGACGGTGCACCACCGCGACCTCGACGACGAGACCGACGGTGACGACAACGatggtgatgatgatgatgagctTCTCACGGCGACGGCAATCGAAAACAAGTACAAGGGCgagcgcggtggcggctgggCCAGTGGAAGGGACGATGCCCCGGCGAGCAGCGGTAAGAGGAGTCGCACGAAGAAGGAGCGTGATGATGGCGCGTGGGCGGCGCTGGAAGCCGAGCTCTTCTCCGATGAGGAGGGCAAGGACGAGAATCGAGAAGGCAACGCAGTTGGTCGGTACACTGCCAGCGGTgctcagcgacagcagcgcgggCTCGGCACGGGACGCCGTATGGGGCAGGCGCTCTCAGCGCTGAATTGGAGCCGGGTGGCGCCCAACATTCCAGGCCTCTCAACGTCGTGCCCCTACGCGTACGATTACCTCATGGAGATCGACTACGAGTaccagcagctggcgcaggaggcggccAACGAGGGGCTATTGCTGACGAAACAAGGGGGCGAGGTTGTGCGCGAGATTGacgcggagctgcgccgcaagGCAGCGGAGCGGGTGTACCTTCAGTCGGTCctggtgcagcgccttcagcagcagcaggaggagggggagacgtCAACGGCTGGGAGCAACGAGGTGGATGCGCTGTCGGAAGCAATCGAAAAGCTGAACGAGCCGCTTAGTGTGGCCGATATGGTTCGCCGGCTTGTCTCCAAGCAGGTACCGGCCTCTACCGCCGCATTTGACCGCTACGCTGCGGTGCGGGCGCGacgtgcggtgcagcggcgcacccgCACCTTTCAAGATACGTCCGTCAtcacgctgctggagcacctGCGCGCAGTCGCCGTAACAGCGCGCGAGGACGGTACGGAGGTGATGCGCAAGTAcatccagcagcgtcgccagcACGAAGAGATGAAGTCCAGCAGGCGTGGCCTCAGCAAGACCGGCTTCTACGCCGTGCCGAAGCCGATGGAGAAGTGGAAGCGTGGGCGAGACATGATGCTGCTCGTAAACGCcggcgcagaggcacagaaAGTCCGGCCCACATCGTACATTTCACAGGCATACTCAACGATGCAGGAACGTATGCGGAGCCACGCTACGAAGTGGTTTGACCGCATGACTGTCGCCGCTCGTGATGGCGCCTCTTTCCTCGACCTGAACAGCTTCACCGGCGTCAGCACCGCGTTCATtccctcgtcgtcgtccaccgctgctgcactgccgctgtcggcgcagcagcacttgATGGAAAACCAACAGCAGAGCCGCTTGAACGCCTCCAACGCGGTGCGTCGGCGCGAGGCATTTTTTCAGTTTCACAGCCTGCGCTGCAACACGGAGGCACCGGTGACGCTGGAGACGGTGCCGTTAAATGCTGGCCTGGCCGCGGCCAGCACGCTGGAGCCAGGTGTGCTAGATTCGGTGGACGAGGCCGTTGGCGTGGGCAGTCGCTCTGTGTCTATCGGCCGTGACGGCGAGGACGCCTCGGTGCCCACGGAGGACGGCAGATCGCTCTCTTATTCCACGCACAGCGCGGCACCGAGCTCGTACCCGTACCTATTCGACTACGAGCAGCGCTCGCGCCGCCCACACCATCGtcgaagcagccgcggcagcgtgaGCGGGCTCTCATCGGTGGAGGGGTCATCTGTGAACACGTCTCGGGCCACCTCTGTGGCCTCGACGTACAGCAGAAATGGTGAGGACGACAAGGCCAATGAGCCCTACCGCCACGGCCGTTCCTCTGGCAAGCGCGGCGCGACGGCGACAGGGACCCAGAacggcgccgcagccactgcaTCCGCGGACTGGCGCTCGAACGCGAAGCGCAGCATCATGGAGCAGCTGACCCTCTACCGCCGCGGTAAGCACGGCAAGCCGGCGGCTCTGAGCGACGAGCAGTGCCGCGAGATGTGCCGGCTGCTTCTGGATCGCGCCATGCGtgccgaggcggagcggcaggggCTGTCTCTCGCCGTACAGTCGAACAACATCGCAGCCCGCTTCACCAAGGTGACTGAGCAGCGGCTCAAGAAGAGCGTTGATCACTATTTGGAGAGGCAGATGCAGCAAGGCACCTTATTCTCCACGGCGGCGACCTCACGAATGGGAGCGCCTGGTGCATCCGCAGTCGGTGTCCTTGGTGCcggtgctgtgctgcagccagGCATCCTGCCTATGGAGGGCAATAgcgcgttgctgccgtaCAGCACAAGCGTCGAGGCACGCCAGCGCGCCGTGGCTGACACGCCAGTCTATGAAGATTAG